Proteins co-encoded in one Alphaproteobacteria bacterium genomic window:
- a CDS encoding ATP-binding protein, with translation MKFNSLAFRLVAGAGLWIAAALVAGGFALSGIFEDSVERSFDARLEVYLDGLIAVSRAGAAGRLELARGLGEPRFTQPYSGWYWEIAGPHGPILRSRSLWDMVLDARPDEGGTLLIYEIDGPDENRLRVVERDVSLPNMPDRLHYIVAAEQSEIGSEVARFDKALAWALALLGGGLIAAVFIQVRFGLIPLRRMEAALAAIRAGRAERLEGSFPKEVQPLADELNALLEHNADVVERARTHVGNLAHALKTPLAVLSNESGDSTGPLADSVARQTGVMRRQVDHYLARARTAARARVLGARTYILPVVEDLQRTLERIHIDRGITIAVEGDPGIAFRGERQDLEEILGNVMDNGCKWARKRVVVKLARADQRAVVDVEDDGPGLSPEERAQVFERGKRLDEAVPGTGLGLAIVRDIAELYGGSVSLGSASLGGLRVTLVLPSVDAAAAAS, from the coding sequence GCGGGCTTATGGATCGCCGCCGCGCTGGTCGCAGGCGGCTTTGCACTATCCGGCATCTTCGAGGACTCGGTCGAGCGCAGCTTCGACGCACGCCTTGAAGTCTATCTCGACGGGCTTATCGCGGTAAGCCGGGCGGGTGCTGCGGGCCGGCTCGAGCTTGCGCGTGGGCTCGGCGAACCGCGCTTCACGCAACCCTATTCCGGCTGGTACTGGGAGATTGCGGGGCCGCATGGCCCAATCCTGCGTTCGCGGTCTCTTTGGGACATGGTGCTCGACGCGCGGCCGGACGAGGGCGGTACACTCCTCATCTATGAAATCGACGGCCCCGACGAGAATCGTCTACGGGTCGTCGAGCGGGACGTTTCATTGCCAAATATGCCCGATCGGCTCCATTACATTGTCGCTGCGGAGCAAAGTGAAATCGGCAGCGAGGTGGCTCGGTTCGACAAAGCGCTTGCATGGGCGCTTGCACTCCTCGGCGGTGGATTGATTGCGGCGGTATTCATCCAAGTGCGCTTCGGCCTCATTCCGCTGAGACGCATGGAGGCCGCACTGGCGGCAATTCGCGCCGGGCGAGCGGAGCGGCTCGAGGGCAGCTTTCCAAAGGAAGTGCAGCCGCTTGCGGACGAGCTCAACGCACTGCTCGAGCACAACGCCGACGTGGTCGAACGCGCACGCACCCATGTCGGCAACCTCGCACATGCACTGAAGACACCGCTTGCAGTTCTCTCGAACGAGTCGGGCGACTCCACGGGCCCGCTCGCCGACTCCGTGGCGCGACAAACCGGCGTCATGCGACGCCAGGTCGACCACTACCTCGCGCGTGCGCGGACGGCGGCGCGCGCCCGCGTGCTCGGCGCGCGAACGTACATCCTGCCGGTTGTCGAGGATCTTCAGCGCACGCTCGAGCGCATCCACATCGATCGGGGAATCACTATCGCCGTCGAAGGCGATCCCGGGATCGCCTTTCGTGGCGAGCGGCAGGACCTCGAGGAGATACTCGGCAACGTCATGGACAATGGCTGCAAATGGGCACGAAAACGCGTCGTGGTGAAGCTCGCGCGCGCGGACCAGCGCGCGGTCGTCGACGTCGAGGACGATGGACCCGGGCTTTCCCCGGAGGAGCGTGCGCAAGTGTTCGAGCGCGGTAAGCGCCTCGACGAGGCCGTCCCCGGCACAGGGCTCGGGCTTGCGATCGTGCGCGATATCGCGGAGCTCTACGGCGGCAGCGTTTCGCTCGGGAGTGCAAGTCTCGGCGGGCTTCGTGTTACGCTCGTTCTGCCGAGTGTCGATGCGGCCGCGGCGGCGAGTTGA